GGATCACACAAGAATCACGGTACTTGCGGGAGATCGATTGGTGGGCAAACAGGTGGTGGTGGTGGGCACACTGGTGGCTTTGGCGCGCAGCCCTTGCCGGAGCCCTTGCCAGAGTTTTTGCCAGAGCCCTTACCGGAATTCTTACCGGAGTTTTTGCCAGAGCCCTTACCCCAGCTCTTGCTACCGCAGCGCCGGCGCGACCAGCCCCAACCGCCACTGACTTCTTCCAACTCGCTCAATTCCAATACACGCATGGCTATCTCCTGTGAGGCTCGCACCCCATACGGGTGCGATGAAACTTAACAAACGATGTATTTGTGTGTCAAATTCATCATTGCCTTCGTATTTATGAAGGTGAAATCATTATAAGTCGGTTACACGTTTTCACAAAACAGGGGGCGTTCCTCGTTCTCCCCATGCCGCCACAATCGGGGGCAGGCACAGCGTCAAGCCCCCGCACATTGCTCAACACACACCACCATGCCCAAGAAAAATACCCCACCTGTCGCTCCGGCATTCGGCCCCCAAGCCGCCACTGCGGAGCGTTTTTTGCTGGGGCCCAGGCACCTGGAAGAATGGCTGGACGAGGTTGGCGCACTCGGCCTGTCCGGACACCTGCCCGACCGAAGCGGTTTGACCGACCTGTGGCGTGTTGGCCAAAAAGAGTACGCACGGCTGGCGCTGAGCGAAGCGGGCGTGGCCGACAACGCGGCGATCCGCCCACTGCCCAAATCCATGGCCAGACACATCGCTCAACTGGTCGAACTGGAAGGCGTTCGGCGCACCTTTGACACCGTGCCCGTTGCGTTTGGCCTGGTGCCTCTCGACGCGCTCATCATTTCCCAATACAGCATGACCCAAGCCGTGGTCGACCGCATCGCTGAAGCCCACCCGGTGCCCATCAGCCCCAAACGCCTGGTCGAATTGTGTCTGCCACTGAAAGCCCCGGCCGCCAGTTTTCGGCTCGCCGGGCGCAGCGAAAAAGAATTCACCTTCGTCGCAGACGCCCACGACATGCGATTTCTCGACGCCCAGGTGATCGAGCCTGTCAACGTGCAGCAGGCGCCTGTGATGGGCCACCCTCAAGCGGTGATTGCGCTCAGCGTGGGGTTCAGTGCCAACCTGCTCAACACGGTGCGCTACAACGGTCGCATTGCCCTCAACAACGGCCACCACCGGGCGCTGGCGCTGCGCGCCATGGGCATGACCCACGCACCCTGTTTGATCCAGCCCTGCGCTTCGATGGAAGACCTGCAACAAGCAGCCTCCAGTGAAATTCTCAACAACGCCGATCTGTATTTCGATACGCCGCGCCCGCCGCTGCTGCGCGACTTCGACAACCCCTTGCTGGCCCACAGCTTTGCTGCGCCGCGCATGCGCCGCGTCGTGACCATCAAGCTTGATGTACAACGGCGCTTGCTGGCTTTGTAGACCTTTTGACACCACTGCGGCCAGTCAACGCACAATCCCAGACATGGACAACAAGAACCCCCACTTCATCTACGCCCAGCGCCGCGCGCGCCTCGCAGCCCAACTCGGCGCCGGCGGCATCGCCATCGTGCCCACTGCGCCCGGACAACAGCGCAACCGAGACAGCGATTTCCTGTTTCGCCACGACAGCTACTTCTATTACCTGACCGGCTTCACCGAGCCCAACGCCTGGCTGGTGCTCACGGCCGAAGGCGAAAGCACGCTGTTTTGCAACCCCAAAGACGCCGAGCGCGAAGTCTGGGACGGGCTGCGCCTCGGCCCCGAAGCCGCGCCTGGCGCGCTGGGCGTGACCGCTGCACTCTCCAGCACCGAGCTCGACACCCGCCTGCCCAAACTGCTGGAGAACCGCAGCGCGGTCTGGTACCCGTTTGCGACCCACCAAGGCTTGGCCGGACGGGTCAACGAATGGCTGCAACCGGTGCGCGCGCGGGTGCGCTTCGGCGCCATGTGCCCGGAGCAGCAGCGCGACCTCTGCGGACCACTCGATGAGATGCGCCTGATCAAGGACGAGCACGAACAAGACATCATGCGCCGCGCCGCGCAGATCAGTGCCAAGGCCCATATCCGGGCCATGCAGCGCAGTGCCAGCATGCTGCGCGCCGGGCAGGATGTGCGCGAGTACCACCTCGACGCAGAGCTGCTGCACGAATTCCGCCAACAAGGCTCGCAATACCCCGCCTACGGCAGCATCGTCGCCGCCGGCGCCAACGCCTGCATCCTGCATTACCGCGCCGATGCCGCACCGATCCGAGATGGCGAACTGGTGTTGATCGACGCCGGCTGCGAGCTCGACGGTTACGCCAGCGACATCACCCGCACCTTCCCCGCCAACGGCAAGTTCAGCGGCCCGCAGCGCACGCTGTACGACCTGGTCCTCGCTTCGCAAGAGGCCGCGGTGGCCGCGACCAAGGCCGGCGCCCGATTCAACGATCCGCACGACGCCACCGTCGCCGTGCTCGCGCAAGGCATGCTCGACATCGGCCTGCTCGACAAAAACAAGGTCGGCAACGCGCAGGACGTGATCGCCAACCGCAGCTATTTCCCCTTCTACATGCACCGCACCGGCCACTGGCTGGGGATGGACGTGCACGACTGCGGCAGCTACATCGAACCCAGCGAACTCGGTCAGGTGAAGGAGCGCAAAGATGCGTTGTCGGGCGAAACCATCAAGGACCGCCCGAGCCGCATTCTGAAAGCCGGGATGGTGCTCACCATTGAGCCCGGTCTGTATGTGCGTCCCACCGATGGCGTTCCAGAGCAATTCTGGAACATCGGCATCCGCATTGAAGACGACGCCATCGTGACCGAGACCGGCTGCGAACTCATCAGCCGCGGTGTACCGGTGACGGCCGATGAGATCGAAGCGTTGATGCGTGATTGACGCGCTTGTTGAAGCCCTGGGTCAGCGCACTGCGGTGTGCAGGGGCTGTTTCTGATCCGCGTCATTGAGCGTTTTCAGAAAAGCCAGCATCGCGCCCATGTCTTCCCCGGTCGGTTGCCAGCTGCCATCAAACGGTTTTCCCTGCACCACATTGGCATGGAACTTCGCAGGCAGGTCGTTGTAACGCGGGCTGCCAGCTCCATACCAGCGGGCCGGGTCGGTATCGCGGGTGAAGTGAAACCACACCGCTTCTTCCAGCGTAACCAGAGCACCGTTGTGAAAGTAGGGGGCACTGCGTTCGACGTTGCGCAGTGTGGGCGTCTTGAACTGCCCACAGTAACGGTCCGCAGCGGTCCCTGACGGCAGCTTGCGCCCGCTGCGGCACAAACCCAGATCATGGTCGGTGACATCGCTCAGGACGTTGCTGGCCATGGCATTCATGGGCACGCCCAGGGCGCGGAATCCGAAGTCGGTGAAGGCCGGCTTGTGCTCGGCAGACTGGCTGGTGTGGCAGGCCATGCAATTGCCCTGGTCGGGATTGTTGAAGATGGCCAGACCGCGCTTTTCCAGCGGCGTCAAAGAGACCACGCCTGTCAGGGCTTGGTCGAAGCGGCTGTCGAACAGGTTGTAGTCGTCGTCATCGCGCTGGTAAACCGCCAGCGCTTGAAGCACCCGCTGAAACAAGACGCCGTCCTTGTTCAGGTCATCGGCTGAATACCAAGCCTTGATTTTGGGGTAATAGTCCGCAGAACGCACCAGTTTCAGCAGCGCCTGCGGCTTTTCGGGCGAGCCTTCGAGCGCCATCTCGGCGTGCTCGAAAAACGGATCTTTGGCCTGATCATGACGGCTGTCCGCGCGACCGTCCCAGGTGAAGCCGCCCCAGGCGTTGCCCTGGGTATCCAGACGAAACGGCGGATTGGTGTTGAGATAGCGCACGGTCGGGCTCGAGCGTTTGCCCATCTGGTTCAGGGCTGCCCCCCCGACGGGCAAAAAAGTGCCAGGTATATCGGCATGACCGAACTCTTCCGCGTGGCAAGTCACACACGCCATCTGACCGCTGGCAGACAGGCGGGGATCCTTGAACAGGAATTCGCCCACCAGCACTTCATCCAGAGGCTCTTCAACAGGCGCCTGAGATGCCTTGACCGACTGCAGCGCGGGGGAAATGCCGGAATCCAGGGCGCAGGCGGTCAAACCCGTCAGCACGGTGGCCATCACACCAGACCAGATGGCAGGCATTGTTTTCATCAAATTCGCTTGTTTCAAAGAATCCTTTCTCAGGGACTGCGCGCTATCAAGTTCGCGGCGCGGCGTCCCTCTGGTTTCGGGGAACGCCCACTGTGGCCACCAAGTGTGGGCACAATGTGGAGGAATCGATCTCGAAGGTCACGCCCTGTTTTCAACGGTGACACCAGGTAACGGGCCGGCATATGGTCCATCGCCGTGTGAGTCCCGGCAAACAGGCAGTGCAAAGACGCACAGCGGCGTGAAGCCAGGCCTGGCGTCACCGACGTCGCGCCTGCCCATCGGTGTTGCGCTTCGCTTCTATACTGGCGCAGGCCACCACCACAGAAAGACCCGCCCATGAGCACCGAACGCGTTCTGTTTGCCTTTGTCATCGTGCTGGCGTTGACGCTCAACGTCGGCTTCATCGCGGGCGACATCAACGACATCAACCACCACAACGTCTACGAGCTTTTTGCGGCTCTGGTGGTGAGTCTGATCGCCACCGTGATGAAGTTTGGTGACCGTTCACCGTTGGGATCCAGCATGCTGGCCACCAGCCTGGTGGCCGATTTGCAGCTCATCGCAGCAGCCGCAGCCTGGGGGTTTTATGCATCAGGCGGCGCCGCGCTGACGATGCACCAGGGCGCTACCGTGGTGTCGCTGTCGATTGGCGCAGCTGTGGCCAATGTGGTCTCGGTGGTGTTGCTCATCATCGAGATGGCCAACCTGCGTCGATGAATCCGCGCCAATGATCACCCCCGGCAACCGCACCCGTCACGGCATTTTCATTCTGC
This region of Hydrogenophaga crassostreae genomic DNA includes:
- a CDS encoding aminopeptidase P N-terminal domain-containing protein codes for the protein MDNKNPHFIYAQRRARLAAQLGAGGIAIVPTAPGQQRNRDSDFLFRHDSYFYYLTGFTEPNAWLVLTAEGESTLFCNPKDAEREVWDGLRLGPEAAPGALGVTAALSSTELDTRLPKLLENRSAVWYPFATHQGLAGRVNEWLQPVRARVRFGAMCPEQQRDLCGPLDEMRLIKDEHEQDIMRRAAQISAKAHIRAMQRSASMLRAGQDVREYHLDAELLHEFRQQGSQYPAYGSIVAAGANACILHYRADAAPIRDGELVLIDAGCELDGYASDITRTFPANGKFSGPQRTLYDLVLASQEAAVAATKAGARFNDPHDATVAVLAQGMLDIGLLDKNKVGNAQDVIANRSYFPFYMHRTGHWLGMDVHDCGSYIEPSELGQVKERKDALSGETIKDRPSRILKAGMVLTIEPGLYVRPTDGVPEQFWNIGIRIEDDAIVTETGCELISRGVPVTADEIEALMRD
- a CDS encoding cytochrome-c peroxidase, with amino-acid sequence MKTMPAIWSGVMATVLTGLTACALDSGISPALQSVKASQAPVEEPLDEVLVGEFLFKDPRLSASGQMACVTCHAEEFGHADIPGTFLPVGGAALNQMGKRSSPTVRYLNTNPPFRLDTQGNAWGGFTWDGRADSRHDQAKDPFFEHAEMALEGSPEKPQALLKLVRSADYYPKIKAWYSADDLNKDGVLFQRVLQALAVYQRDDDDYNLFDSRFDQALTGVVSLTPLEKRGLAIFNNPDQGNCMACHTSQSAEHKPAFTDFGFRALGVPMNAMASNVLSDVTDHDLGLCRSGRKLPSGTAADRYCGQFKTPTLRNVERSAPYFHNGALVTLEEAVWFHFTRDTDPARWYGAGSPRYNDLPAKFHANVVQGKPFDGSWQPTGEDMGAMLAFLKTLNDADQKQPLHTAVR
- a CDS encoding DUF6394 family protein, with protein sequence MSTERVLFAFVIVLALTLNVGFIAGDINDINHHNVYELFAALVVSLIATVMKFGDRSPLGSSMLATSLVADLQLIAAAAAWGFYASGGAALTMHQGATVVSLSIGAAVANVVSVVLLIIEMANLRR